CAATGATCGGTTTATCTTTGACACGGGGGTACCGTTTGATAGCAGTACTATTGGCATTGATACCATTACTGACTTTGCCTCGGGTCAAGATTACCTGGTGCTGGATCGGACGACATTTACCCAATTGGGCACAACGGTCAGTTTTGCCGCCGTAGGCACGGAGGCAGACGCTGCCACCAGTGCGGCTCTGATCACCTACATCACCGCAACAGGAAGTTTGTACTACAATCAGAATGGAAGCAATACAGGGTTTGGTCTGGGTGGACAATTCGCAGATCTGAGCGATGGATTAGGTCTGACAACCACAGATTTCTCGATCAATCCCTAGGTCAATCCCCCCTTGATTCAGGCTGGAAACTTAATTTCTGCGCTGTTCTCAAGATCTGCCCTGCCAGGATCGCCGCCCCAAAGCCATTATCAATATTCACCACCCCGATGCCAGCGGCGCAGGAATTGAGCATGGTCAACAACGGAGCCAGTCCTCCAAAACTCGCCCCATAGCCAATACTGGTGGGCACCGCAATCACAGGAGAATCGACTAAGCCAGCCACCACACTGGGGAGTGCCCCCTCCATTCCCGCTACCACAATTAACACATCCATTTGGGCGATCGCCTGCCGATAACTGAGGAGTCGGTGAATCCCTGCAACCCCCACATCCCAGAGGCGCATGACGCGAAACCCACACAATTCTGCTGTCACGGCTGCTTCTTCGGCTACGGATAGGTCAGCAGTACCAGCAGACAAGAGGCCAATCGTACCAGGATACTGGGGTTGTAAGTTCACAGGGGCGATCGCACTAATCCGGGCTGCCTGGTAATAGTGGAGTCCCGGCACTCGATACTGGAGTTGGGCATAGACCTGCGGTTCAATTCGAGTTGCCATGACCACAGAACTATGCAGCCGCATGGTAGCCATGATTTGAGCAATTTGCTCCACGGTCTTACCCGGCCCCCAGATCACCTCTGGAAACCCAGTCCGCAGGGCGCGATGATGATCGAGATGGGCAAACCCTCCATCCACAGGCTCAAAATCAAAGTATCTCAGCTTGTCTAGAGCGATATCAGGGCTAACAGCTCCCTGGGCAACTGCTTGTAGGAGCGATCGCAACTGTTCAGGTTGGCTGACCATGGTCGCATCAATCGAGAGGAGCTATTTTATCCTAGTGAAAATTATGTCCTAGTTTATCGATCTGCCGGTAAACCCGATCGCTTCCTGAAGTCAAGTGACACCCTGGAAGGTGAAGAAGTGGTTTTTGACTTTACACTGTCTGTAGCAGATTTGTTTCAAGATACCTTCAAAGAAGGTCGCGTTCTCTATGCAGCCGATCACGCAAAAGAGGCGGGTTGGCAGCCGTTTTGTTGACTTCAGTCAGCAAAGGGGTAACAGATGGTTTAGAATAACTCCTCGAATTCTTGACGGTTCCCCCTGGAGTTGAGGAGACAATATGGTGTCAGTGAAATCCCTTCTACCCAGCGTGCTGAGCGTGTTGCTGCTCAGTGCGCCAGCAAAAGCCGCAACTCTTTCTTCCTGGCACTTTGACCCGACTCAGAATCTCTTGGACATCATCACCGATGAAAATGTCCAACCCCAAGCCCAGCTGGTGGCAAACCCAACCCGTTTGGTAATCGATTTACCGGGGATTGAACTCGGGCATCCCAGGGTGAACTATCCCGTGGGAACCCTGATCAAAGCCATCCGGGTGGGACAATTTAATGCTGGTACCACTCGCCTGGTGATTGAACTGGCTCCCGGTTACACCCTCGACCCCAACCAGGTAAAGTTTCGGGGCAGATCCCCCACCCACTGGTCGGTGCAGTTACCGATGCCTCAGCCCTTGCCCGATGGGTTCCGATCTGACGCTCAGCCCCCTGATATTGCCCTTACCACGCCGCCGCCCCTGCGATCGCCCTTACCTGCTGTGGCTCCCACTCCGACTCCTGACCCTACCCTGGCAAGAGTGATTCAGCTGGGTTCACCGATGTCAGATTTACAGCCCCAGGTGCAGGCTGTGATTCAACGCTACCAGTCCCTCAAAGCAGGGATGTATTTTGTGGATTTGCAGACTGGCAATTACCTCGACATTCAGGGCGATCGCGTCTTTCCGGCTGCCAGCACTATCAAACTGCCGATTCTGATTGCCTTCTTTCAGGATGTGGATGCTGGGAAGGTCAGCCTCCATGAAACCCTGGTAATGCGACGGGATTTGATCGCATCTGGCTCCGGCGATATGCAAGATATGCCCGTGGGCAGCAAGTTCAGTGCCCTGGAAACCGTCAATAAGATGATTACCATCAGCGACAATACGGCCACCAACCTGATCATCGATCGCCTGGGTGGGATTGAGCGGCTGAACCAACGATTTCGCAGTTGGGGCCTACAGGACACCGTGATGCACAACTGGTTAGGAGACTTCCAGGGAACCAATAAAACCAGTTCCAAAGATCTGGTGCGGTTATTAGCCTTGATGATCAATGGCCGACTGGTTTCCGATTCCAGCCAGGAACAAGTTTTGAGGATCTTACGACACACGACGGTCAAAACCCTATTGCCATCAGGATTGGGGCCGGGAGCGGTGATCGCAGACAAAACCGGAGATATTGGGTTTCTGGTGGGAGATGCGGGGGTAATTGATATGCCCAATGGTAGACGCTACCTGGCGGGAATTTTTGTTCTCCGTCCCTACAATGACCCAATTGTTAGACGCTTTGTGCGTGAAATTTCCCATCTGGTTTATGCCTATTTAGAGTGACATCCTCCCAGTATCACTTCCTGGCTTTCTTGATTGTCCCCCTCCGGGATCTCCACCCTTGCCGACATGGAGTTACCCCATGCCCCCCGGAGCAGTGGCAATTGTTTAATCGGAATTAAAAAGTCGATTCAGTTGCATTCGAAACCAATCCAATAGATTTAAGTTGACATTGTTAGTATCCATAAGTCCCATGCCGCGCAACCATTGCTGTTGCTCGGTAATAAATTCCAAACTCTTCACAGACTCCTGGGCCACAACTTCAGCAAAATCAGGATGTTCTCGCAATAATTTCTCGAAATTTTTCTCGGGAATCACAAATAAAACGGTGTTTTCGAGGGTGCTGATAGTGGTGACAAATGGCAGTTTCATGGTTAGAGAAATATTGCCAAAGAATTGATTCGTCCTCAAGGTGTCTACCAGTTTATCCACTCGCACAATTCGGAGTTCTACGGAGCCAGACAAAATAATATAAAAAGCGTGACTGAGTTCCCCCTCCTTGCAAATGATCTCAGCGGCAGCAAACATCTGCCGATAACCCAGTCCCACTAACCGCTGTAGCTCTAGTTCCGTATAGCTTTGAAAATAAGGGACCTGCCGCAATAAATCTCTTAAATAAATGGCCGGTGAGGGTTCACTGATCAGCGGTAGATCTGCTGGCGCTGCTGGCTCTGCCACTGAGGGGGTGCCTGGGAATTTCTGGATTGCCAGTGCCTCTAGATTCCGCAGCCATAGTTCTTGTTGAGGGAAGGGAATCTTAATACCACGCTTGCGAAAATTATATTCAATGGCAAAATTTAAGGCACTTTTAATGAAGACACTTTGATCAACCCGACTCACCCACACCCATAACTCAAAATTCAAGGCGCTATCACCAAAACCTGTAAAGAGAACTTTAGGGGGTGGGTCATGGAGGGCAGCAGGATGACTATAGGCAATACTCAGGAGCGTCTCAGTTACCAGTACCGGATCACTATCGAAGGAAACCCCAATCGGGATGGGAATGCAGCCCGTGTAGCTGCTATAACTCCAGTTAAG
The nucleotide sequence above comes from Neosynechococcus sphagnicola sy1. Encoded proteins:
- a CDS encoding serine hydrolase, which produces MKSLLPSVLSVLLLSAPAKAATLSSWHFDPTQNLLDIITDENVQPQAQLVANPTRLVIDLPGIELGHPRVNYPVGTLIKAIRVGQFNAGTTRLVIELAPGYTLDPNQVKFRGRSPTHWSVQLPMPQPLPDGFRSDAQPPDIALTTPPPLRSPLPAVAPTPTPDPTLARVIQLGSPMSDLQPQVQAVIQRYQSLKAGMYFVDLQTGNYLDIQGDRVFPAASTIKLPILIAFFQDVDAGKVSLHETLVMRRDLIASGSGDMQDMPVGSKFSALETVNKMITISDNTATNLIIDRLGGIERLNQRFRSWGLQDTVMHNWLGDFQGTNKTSSKDLVRLLALMINGRLVSDSSQEQVLRILRHTTVKTLLPSGLGPGAVIADKTGDIGFLVGDAGVIDMPNGRRYLAGIFVLRPYNDPIVRRFVREISHLVYAYLE
- the larB gene encoding nickel pincer cofactor biosynthesis protein LarB codes for the protein MVSQPEQLRSLLQAVAQGAVSPDIALDKLRYFDFEPVDGGFAHLDHHRALRTGFPEVIWGPGKTVEQIAQIMATMRLHSSVVMATRIEPQVYAQLQYRVPGLHYYQAARISAIAPVNLQPQYPGTIGLLSAGTADLSVAEEAAVTAELCGFRVMRLWDVGVAGIHRLLSYRQAIAQMDVLIVVAGMEGALPSVVAGLVDSPVIAVPTSIGYGASFGGLAPLLTMLNSCAAGIGVVNIDNGFGAAILAGQILRTAQKLSFQPESRGD
- a CDS encoding mechanosensitive ion channel domain-containing protein translates to MVGLLKRSLKHHLLVSLGIDESNREVISTLTSYALGALGFIAVVEISGFQLASLTLVAGGLGVGIGFGLQDIAKNLLSGLTLLLERKLKVGDYIELDNLAGYIQEISMRSTVIRTLYGSDVVIPNSNLTSNRILNWSYSSYTGCIPIPIGVSFDSDPVLVTETLLSIAYSHPAALHDPPPKVLFTGFGDSALNFELWVWVSRVDQSVFIKSALNFAIEYNFRKRGIKIPFPQQELWLRNLEALAIQKFPGTPSVAEPAAPADLPLISEPSPAIYLRDLLRQVPYFQSYTELELQRLVGLGYRQMFAAAEIICKEGELSHAFYIILSGSVELRIVRVDKLVDTLRTNQFFGNISLTMKLPFVTTISTLENTVLFVIPEKNFEKLLREHPDFAEVVAQESVKSLEFITEQQQWLRGMGLMDTNNVNLNLLDWFRMQLNRLFNSD